One Sparus aurata chromosome 5, fSpaAur1.1, whole genome shotgun sequence genomic window carries:
- the hjv gene encoding hemojuvelin — translation MEPQHATLPWKRCIQLTLLLVQLSLPEGTASCRILRCNSDFVAATLDLSGGGAAAGGASGGAGAAGAGGGAGAAAGAAGAGGGAALSREAVNAGYCSALRSYAMCTKRMARACRGDLAYHSAVQGIEDLLIQHRCPRAGPTVQPRPLPQGTLSGDACLYERSFFIREGRTPEYLHCGVFGDPHIRTFKNDFQTCAVQGAWPLIDNEYLYIQATSSPARGGAHATVLTKITIIFKNWRQCVDQQLYQAELDNVPAAFADGSVMSGERRGHHSLTVWTQSPGRHAEIRAAHIGTLLVVRQSGRSLGLSVRSPRSIVEAFGPEQDLQLCVWGCPATQRVHTPPTGSSSPSAVAQAHCAALLPARDVYYQACVFDLITSGDLNSSVAAVSALQDARNMISDTQRVHLLPVAAGEQHRARLDLTLLLLLLLGMLGTLSRT, via the exons ATGGAGCCGCAGCACGCCACGTTACCATGGAAACGCTGCATCCAGCTGACTCTGCTGCTCGTCCAGCTGAGTTTACCTGAAG gAACAGCTTCCTGTCGTATCCTGAGGTGTAACTCGGACTTTGTGGCTGCAACATTGGACCtgagtggaggaggagctgcagcaggaggagcatcaggaggagcaggagcagcaggagcaggaggaggagcaggagcagcagcaggagcagcaggagctggaggaggtgctgctCTCAGCAGGGAGGCGGTGAACGCCGGTTACTGCAGCGCCCTGCGCTCCTACGCCATGTGCACCAAGCGGATGGCGCGGGCGTGTCGCGGTGACCTGGCCTATCACTCAGCTGTTCAGGGTATCGAGGACCTGCTGATTCAGCACCGCTGCCCGCGGGCGGGGCCCACTGTCCAGCCCCGCCCCCTGCCTCAGGGCACACTGTCGGGCGACGCCTGCCTCTACGAGAGGAGCTTCTTCATCAGAGAGGGCCGGACTCCAGAGTACCTACACTGCGGCGTTTTTGGAGACCCGCACATCCGAACCTTCAAGAATGACTTCCAGACGTGTGCCGTGCAGGGGGCGTGGCCTCTCATAGATAACGAGTACTTGTACATACAGGCCACCAGCTCGCCAGCAAGGGGTGGGGCGCACGCCACCGTGCTGACGAAG ATCACCATCATCTTTAAGAACTGGCGTCAGTGTGTTGATCAGCAGCTCTACCAGGCCGAGCTCGATAACGTTCCCGCCGCCTTCGCCGACGGCTCGGTGATGAGCGGCGAGCGGCGAGGTCACCACAGCCTGACGGTGTGGACTCAGAGTCCCGGCCGACACGCAGAGATCAGAGCGGCTCACATCGGGACGCTGCTGGTGGTGCGTCAGAGCGGACGCTCGCTCGGACTGTCGGTCCGTTCGCCGCGCAGCATCGTGGAAGCCTTTGGGCCTGAGCAggacctgcagctgtgtgtgtggggttgCCCCGCCACCCAGAGAGTCCACACGCCGCCAACGGGCTCCTCGTCACCCTCCGCTGTCGCCCAGGCTCACTGTGCGGCACTGCTTCCTGCCCGAGACGTCTACTACCAGGCCTGCGTGTTCGACCTGATCACCAGCGGAGACCTGAACTCCAGCGTGGCTGCCGTCAGCGCGCTGCAGGACGCCCGAAACATGATCTCTGACACGCAGAGAGTTCACCTGCTGCCCGTCGCTGCCGGCGAGCAACACAGAGCACGACTGGACctcacgctgctgctgctgctgctgctcggcaTGCTGGGAACTCTGAGCAGAACCTGA
- the LOC115582226 gene encoding proline-rich protein 2-like yields MIEQEQPELTLDLRGPQRPPEAPRDPQRPPETPRDPQRPSEAPRDPQRPSEAPRDPQRPPETLIGPQRPPETPRDPQRPPETLRGPQRPSEAPRNPQRPPETPRDPQRPSETPRDPQRPPETLRGPQRPPEALRDPQRPSETPRDPQRPPETPRGPQRPPETPRDPQRPPETLRGPQRPPEALRDPQRPSETPRDPQKPSEAPRDPQRPPEAPRDPQRPPETPRDPQRPPETPRDPQRPSEAPRGPQRLSEALRNPQRPPETPRGPQRPSEAPRGPQRPSEALRGPQRPPETLRGPQRPQRPSEALRNPQRPPETPRGPQRPSETPRGPQRPPEAPRDPQRPSETLRGPQRPSEALRNPQRPPETLRGPQRPSETLRGPQRPPETLRGPQRPSETPRGPQRPPEAPRDPQRPPETLRGPQRPPETLRDSQRPSETPRGPQRPPETPRDPQRPPEALRGPQRPPETPRDPYRAEGSRCH; encoded by the coding sequence atgATCGAACAGGAGCAACCAGAGCTAACCCTGGACCTCAGAGGCCCCCAGAGACCCCCAGAGGCCCCCAGAGACCCTCAGAGGCCCCCAGAGACCCCCAGAGACCCTCAGAGACCCTCAGAGGCCCCCAGAGACCCCCAGAGACCCTCAGAGGCCCCCAGAGACCCCCAGAGACCCCCAGAGACCCTCATAGGCCCCCAGAGACCCCCAGAGACCCCCAGAGACCCTCAGAGGCCCCCAGAGACCCTCAGAGGCCCCCAGAGACCCTCAGAGGCCCCCAGAAACCCTCAGAGACCCCCAGAGACCCCCAGAGACCCTCAGAGGCCCTCAGAGACCCCCAGAGACCCTCAGAGACCCCCAGAGACCCTCAGAGGCCCCCAGAGACCCCCAGAGGCCCTCAGAGACCCCCAGAGACCCTCAGAGACCCCCAGAGACCCTCAGAGGCCCCCAGAGACCCCCAGAGGCCCCCAGAGACCCCCAGAGACCCCCAGAGACCCTCAGAGACCCCCAGAGACCCTCAGAGGCCCCCAGAGACCCCCAGAGGCCCTCAGAGACCCCCAGAGACCCTCAGAGACCCCCAGAGACCCTCAGAAACCCTCAGAGGCCCCCAGAGACCCCCAGAGACCCCCAGAGGCCCCCAGAGACCCTCAGAGGCCCCCAGAGACCCCCAGAGACCCTCAGAGGCCCCCAGAGACCCCCAGAGACCCTCAGAGACCCTCAGAGGCCCCCAGAGGCCCCCAGAGACTCTCAGAGGCCCTCAGAAACCCTCAGAGGCCCCCAGAGACCCCCAGAGGCCCTCAGAGACCCTCAGAGGCCCCCAGAGGCCCCCAGAGACCCTCAGAGGCCCTCAGAGGCCCCCAGAGACCCCCAGAGACCCTCAGAGGCCCCCAGAGGCCCCAGAGACCCTCAGAGGCCCTCAGAAACCCTCAGAGGCCCCCAGAGACCCCCAGAGGCCCCCAGAGACCCTCAGAGACCCCCAGAGGCCCTCAGAGGCCCCCAGAGGCCCCCAGAGACCCTCAGAGGCCCTCAGAAACCCTCAGAGGCCCCCAGAGACCCTCAGAGGCCCTCAGAAACCCTCAGAGGCCCCCAGAGACCCTCAGAGGCCCTCAGAGGCCCTCAGAAACCCTCAGAGGCCCCCAGAGGCCCCCAGAGACCCTCAGAGGCCCCCAGAGACCCTCAGAGACCCCCAGAGGCCCTCAGAGGCCCCCAGAGGCCCCCAGAGACCCTCAGAGACCCCCAGAGACCCTCAGAGGCCCCCAGAGGCCCCCAGAGACCCTCAGAGACTCCCAGAGACCCTCAGAGACCCCCAGAGGCCCTCAGAGGCCCCCAGAGACTCCCAGAGACCCTCAGAGACCCCCAGAGGCCCTCAGAGGCCCCCAGAGACCCCCAGAGACCCCCAGAGACCCTTACAGGGCCGAAGGCTCCAGGTGTCATTAG